From the Lysobacterales bacterium genome, one window contains:
- the murJ gene encoding murein biosynthesis integral membrane protein MurJ, whose amino-acid sequence MKLLRSTLVFTAMTFLSRIAGFARDMLQATLFGTGGAMSAFIVAYRIPNFLRRVFAEGSMAMAFVPVLNEIRERKDPAALRDFIDHMAGSLAAVVFVVAGVGMLAAPLIATVFTPGALDEPEKFALTAQMLRITFPYLVFISLMALCASVLNSFGKFGLAAFTPVLHNLTVIAAMLLLAPRMDVPPKALAWGVLAAGFLQLALLWPALARLGLRPRFKLGFRHADVRRVGSLMIPTLFSSSVAQVNLLVGTVFASLLADGSQDWLYYSDRLIEFPLGLFGVAIGTVILPHLSRRFAAQDQAGYSHSLDWGLRLVLLVGWPAGLGLMFLAEPITATVYNYGRFTAHDTQMAAWSLMAMSIGVPAFMASKVLLPAFYARQDTRTPMRAALWTVAANVGLTVAIVTPLAMNHTIGGHAGIALATGVAGLVNALWLFVALRRQQIFTAQPGWPAYLLKLVLAGAAMVATLIALRALAGEWSALHALHRVAWLLGAVLAGAVMYAVVLLTLGLRPGQFRDRG is encoded by the coding sequence ATGAAGCTGCTGCGTTCGACCCTGGTGTTCACGGCGATGACCTTTCTGTCGCGCATCGCCGGCTTTGCCCGCGACATGCTGCAGGCCACGCTGTTCGGCACCGGCGGTGCGATGAGCGCCTTCATCGTCGCCTACCGCATTCCGAATTTCCTGCGCCGCGTGTTTGCCGAAGGTTCGATGGCGATGGCCTTCGTGCCGGTGCTGAACGAGATTCGCGAGCGCAAGGACCCCGCGGCGCTGCGCGACTTCATCGATCACATGGCGGGTTCGCTGGCGGCCGTTGTCTTCGTGGTCGCCGGCGTCGGCATGCTCGCGGCGCCATTGATCGCGACCGTGTTCACGCCGGGCGCATTGGATGAGCCGGAGAAGTTCGCGCTGACGGCGCAGATGCTGCGCATCACTTTCCCGTACCTGGTGTTCATTTCGCTGATGGCCTTGTGCGCCTCGGTATTGAACAGTTTCGGCAAATTCGGCCTGGCCGCCTTCACGCCGGTGCTGCACAACCTCACCGTGATTGCCGCGATGCTGCTGCTGGCGCCGCGCATGGACGTGCCGCCGAAGGCGCTGGCCTGGGGCGTGCTTGCGGCTGGCTTCCTGCAACTCGCCCTGTTGTGGCCGGCGCTGGCGCGGCTGGGCCTGCGGCCGCGCTTCAAGCTCGGTTTCCGCCATGCGGACGTGCGCCGCGTCGGCAGCTTGATGATCCCGACCCTGTTCTCGTCGTCGGTGGCGCAGGTAAACCTGCTGGTGGGCACCGTGTTCGCGTCGCTGCTGGCGGATGGGTCGCAGGACTGGCTGTATTACTCGGACCGGCTGATCGAGTTTCCGCTCGGTTTGTTCGGGGTCGCGATCGGCACGGTGATCCTGCCGCATCTGTCGCGCCGCTTCGCTGCACAGGATCAGGCGGGCTATTCGCATTCGCTGGATTGGGGCCTGCGCCTGGTCCTGCTGGTCGGTTGGCCGGCCGGTCTCGGGCTGATGTTCCTCGCCGAACCGATCACCGCGACTGTCTACAACTACGGCCGCTTTACCGCGCACGACACCCAGATGGCAGCGTGGAGCCTGATGGCGATGAGCATCGGCGTGCCCGCGTTCATGGCCAGCAAGGTGCTGCTGCCGGCGTTTTACGCGCGCCAGGACACCAGGACGCCGATGCGCGCGGCACTCTGGACGGTGGCTGCCAATGTCGGTTTGACCGTCGCAATCGTGACGCCGCTGGCGATGAATCACACGATCGGCGGTCATGCCGGCATCGCGCTCGCCACCGGCGTCGCCGGATTGGTCAACGCGCTCTGGCTGTTCGTCGCGCTGCGCCGTCAACAGATCTTCACCGCGCAACCCGGATGGCCGGCCTATCTGCTCAAGCTCGTGCTCGCCGGCGCGGCCATGGTCGCGACGCTGATCGCGTTGCGTGCTCTGGCGGGCGAATGGTCCGCGCTGCACGCCCTTCACCGCGTGGCCTGGCTGCTCGGTGCCGTGCTGGCCGGTGCCGTGATGTACGCCGTGGTCCTGCTCACGCTCGGCCTTCGGCCCGGGCAATTCCGGGACCGCGGCTGA
- a CDS encoding thrombospondin type 3 repeat-containing protein, translated as MIVLPRTRSEFWFLVALAASASAVNAGTGYTPGVCAIGTVTGNLFIDNVNAGAGSWQTNPARKADRWAIVNSNSFSAPGSWRGRDFKTPMEELLTSPVVALPNDSSKFPLTLEFQSFRNFPVNQGCRDGGNLQISVNGGAYADVPEALIFADPYTGTITGITNPDLGQRAWCGGGSTYVLTRVDLTPYAGQSVRIRFRFGSDGNQGNDGWHVDDIRMTQCGIVPDTDLDGIPDPSDNCPLASNVDQADYDQDNVGDVCDSDDDCDSVADGIDNCPLTLNATDPICPADGDQTDSDLDLFGNPCDNCPSVSNFDQNDGDLDNVGSVCDNCPADANTDQANADGDTLGDVCDPCPNDASNACGSNVMFDNGFET; from the coding sequence ATGATCGTTCTGCCACGCACACGTTCGGAATTCTGGTTTCTGGTGGCACTTGCCGCGTCGGCCTCCGCGGTCAACGCCGGCACCGGTTACACCCCGGGCGTCTGCGCCATCGGCACGGTGACCGGCAATCTGTTCATCGACAACGTCAATGCTGGTGCCGGTTCCTGGCAGACCAACCCGGCGCGAAAAGCCGATCGCTGGGCCATCGTCAACAGCAATTCCTTTTCTGCGCCAGGCTCCTGGCGCGGCCGCGACTTCAAGACGCCGATGGAAGAACTGCTGACCTCGCCGGTCGTGGCACTGCCGAACGATTCGAGCAAGTTCCCGCTCACGCTCGAATTCCAGAGTTTCCGCAATTTTCCGGTCAATCAGGGCTGCCGCGACGGCGGCAATCTGCAGATATCGGTCAATGGCGGCGCCTACGCCGATGTGCCGGAAGCGCTGATCTTTGCCGATCCTTACACCGGCACGATCACCGGCATCACCAACCCGGACCTTGGCCAGCGCGCGTGGTGTGGCGGCGGATCGACCTACGTGCTGACCCGTGTCGACCTGACCCCGTACGCCGGCCAGAGCGTCCGCATTCGCTTCCGCTTCGGCTCGGACGGCAACCAGGGCAACGACGGCTGGCACGTCGACGACATCCGCATGACCCAGTGCGGCATCGTCCCCGATACCGACCTGGACGGCATCCCCGATCCCAGCGACAACTGTCCGTTGGCGTCGAATGTCGACCAGGCCGACTACGATCAGGACAACGTCGGCGACGTCTGCGACAGCGACGACGACTGCGACAGTGTCGCCGACGGCATCGACAATTGCCCGCTGACCTTGAATGCGACCGACCCGATCTGTCCCGCGGACGGCGACCAGACCGACAGCGACCTCGACCTGTTCGGCAATCCCTGCGACAACTGCCCGAGCGTGTCGAACTTCGACCAGAATGACGGCGATCTCGATAACGTCGGCAGCGTCTGCGACAACTGCCCGGCCGACGCCAACACCGACCAGGCCAATGCCGACGGCGACACCTTGGGGGATGTCTGCGATCCGTGCCCGAACGACGCAAGCAATGCCTGCGGCAGCAATGTCATGTTCGACAACGGCTTCGAAACCTGA
- a CDS encoding bifunctional riboflavin kinase/FAD synthetase, whose product MKFLFRDTRGPRLCPRGAVIAIGAFDGLHRGHQALVGRALARARALGCAAVVLGFEPLPREFFGRGGRLPRLTTAREKIELTQALGIDRLGLLRFNAALSNTSAEDFVQQILVHRLAAREVWIGPDFRFGHGRRGDVAMLRDLGAELGFSAHTIEPVLVDGERVSSTRVRAALQAGDHVAARELLGRDFAIGGRVIHGQKLGRTLGYPTANIPLGRRLPPVHGIYAVRVSGAGLHDWPSVASLGTRPTVNGRELLLEAHLFDFDGDLYGRRLRVDFVAKIRDEARFANLDDLTVRMHLDSIEARRILSEFPSTQRELA is encoded by the coding sequence ATGAAGTTCCTGTTTCGTGACACGCGCGGGCCGCGCCTCTGCCCGCGTGGCGCTGTCATTGCCATTGGCGCGTTCGACGGTCTGCATCGGGGTCATCAGGCCTTGGTCGGGCGCGCTTTGGCGCGGGCGCGAGCGCTGGGCTGCGCAGCGGTCGTGCTCGGCTTCGAGCCGCTGCCGCGCGAATTCTTCGGGCGCGGCGGCCGGCTGCCGCGGTTGACGACCGCGCGCGAGAAGATCGAACTGACGCAGGCGCTCGGCATCGACCGGCTGGGGCTGCTGCGCTTCAACGCGGCGCTGTCGAACACCTCGGCCGAGGACTTCGTGCAGCAGATCCTGGTGCATCGCCTCGCTGCGCGCGAAGTCTGGATCGGTCCCGATTTCCGCTTCGGCCACGGCCGCCGCGGCGATGTTGCGATGTTGCGCGACCTGGGCGCGGAGCTCGGCTTCAGCGCACACACGATCGAGCCGGTGCTGGTCGACGGCGAGCGCGTCTCGAGCACGCGCGTGCGTGCCGCCCTGCAGGCGGGGGACCACGTGGCTGCGCGCGAACTGCTGGGCCGCGATTTCGCGATCGGTGGCCGCGTGATCCATGGCCAGAAGCTCGGGCGCACGCTCGGTTACCCGACCGCCAACATCCCGTTGGGCCGGCGTCTGCCGCCGGTGCACGGCATCTACGCGGTGCGCGTGAGCGGGGCCGGCCTGCACGACTGGCCCTCGGTCGCGAGCCTCGGCACGCGACCCACCGTCAATGGTCGCGAGTTGTTGCTCGAAGCGCATCTGTTCGACTTTGATGGCGACCTGTACGGTCGCCGCCTGCGTGTCGACTTCGTCGCCAAGATCCGCGACGAAGCGCGCTTCGCGAACCTCGACGACCTGACCGTGCGCATGCATCTTGATTCGATCGAGGCGCGCCGCATCCTTTCCGAATTCCCATCGACCCAGCGAGAACTCGCGTGA
- the ileS gene encoding isoleucine--tRNA ligase: MSIDYKQTIHLPETKFAMKGDLPIREPQALAAWQASDLHGRIQRATANRPSYVLHDGPPYANGQIHIGHAVNKTLKDIVVKGKLLSGFRSPYVPGWDCHGLPIELVVEKEIGKVGVKVDARTFRAKCRDYAGKQIDSQREDFKRLGVLGYWDAPYRTMDFKFEADMLRALAKIVANGHLARGAKPVHWCFDCGSALAEAEIEYADKVSPAIDVAYDAVDADGLARKFGVTQTSAVIAVPIWTTTPWTLPASMAVTLNAELDYALVEGPARDGRRVLLVLAEALAESVLKRSGVDVVTVLGRARGADLEGFKLQHPFLSRQVPIILGEHVTADAGTGAVHTAPGHGQEDFAVGQKYGIEVVNPVGGNGVFVSGTEFVEGLHVWKANDTIIELLKSRGVLLASGKLEHSYPHCWRHKTPVAFRATPQWFIAMDQAGLRAQALAAIKQVQWLPDWGQERITGMIANRPDWCISRQRTWGVPIALFIDKETQEPHPDSVALLARVAEIVEREGADAWYELDASTLLGADAAKYDKVTDILDVWFDSGVTHAGVLDARPELNGARVGTMYLEGSDQHRGWFHSSLLTSVAMHGHAPYTTVLTHGFTVDAQGRKMSKSLGNIVVPQKVIDQMGADVLRLWVASTDYRNEMTCGDEILKRVGDSYRRIRNTARFLLGNLHGFDPARDRVPAGEMLLLDRWAMQQAKRVLELAQRVYGPDARDVANVSRDLCEFATLVQELMRFCTIDMGAAYLDMTKDRLYTMQETARARRSAQTAMHAALEVLVRALAPISSFTAEEIWTLMPGRTHDSVFFATFADIEPLFDGLAVSAEESALLNDLTILRGAALKRIEELRNEKKLGGSLEAEVDVWLDAASTARVAACRDELRFFFITSAVRVHDVANAPAEALVASFGANAARFIVTPTEAVKCVRCWHHRADVGSIAAHPELCGRCATNVAGEGERRDWF, encoded by the coding sequence GTGAGCATCGACTACAAGCAAACCATTCATCTGCCGGAAACGAAGTTCGCGATGAAGGGCGACTTGCCGATACGCGAGCCGCAGGCACTGGCGGCATGGCAGGCGAGCGATCTGCACGGGCGCATCCAGAGAGCCACCGCGAACCGCCCGAGTTACGTGCTGCACGATGGCCCGCCCTACGCGAACGGCCAGATTCACATCGGCCATGCCGTCAACAAGACGCTCAAGGACATCGTCGTCAAGGGCAAGTTGCTCAGCGGATTCCGTTCGCCTTATGTCCCGGGCTGGGATTGTCATGGCCTGCCGATCGAACTCGTGGTCGAGAAGGAGATCGGCAAGGTCGGCGTCAAGGTCGATGCGCGCACCTTCCGCGCCAAGTGCCGCGACTACGCGGGCAAGCAGATCGACAGCCAGCGCGAAGACTTCAAGCGTCTCGGCGTGCTCGGCTACTGGGATGCGCCTTATCGCACGATGGACTTCAAGTTCGAAGCCGACATGCTGCGTGCGCTCGCGAAGATCGTCGCGAATGGCCATCTGGCGCGCGGCGCCAAGCCCGTGCACTGGTGTTTCGACTGCGGCTCCGCGCTGGCCGAAGCCGAGATCGAATATGCCGACAAGGTGTCGCCGGCGATCGATGTCGCCTACGACGCGGTCGATGCCGATGGTCTTGCCCGAAAATTCGGCGTGACGCAAACCAGCGCCGTCATCGCCGTGCCGATCTGGACGACCACGCCGTGGACCTTGCCGGCGAGCATGGCGGTCACGCTCAATGCCGAGCTCGATTACGCCCTGGTCGAGGGTCCGGCGCGCGACGGTCGTCGCGTGCTGTTGGTGCTGGCCGAAGCGCTGGCGGAATCGGTGCTGAAGCGCAGCGGTGTCGATGTCGTGACCGTGCTCGGTCGTGCCCGCGGCGCCGATCTCGAAGGCTTCAAGCTGCAGCATCCGTTCCTGTCGCGACAGGTGCCGATCATCCTCGGTGAGCACGTCACCGCCGACGCCGGTACCGGTGCCGTGCATACCGCACCAGGCCATGGTCAGGAAGACTTCGCGGTCGGCCAGAAGTACGGCATCGAGGTCGTCAATCCGGTCGGTGGCAATGGCGTCTTCGTCAGCGGTACCGAATTCGTCGAAGGCCTGCATGTCTGGAAGGCCAACGACACGATCATCGAGCTGCTGAAATCGCGCGGCGTGCTGCTCGCGTCCGGCAAGCTCGAACACAGTTATCCGCATTGCTGGCGGCACAAGACACCGGTGGCCTTCCGCGCCACGCCGCAATGGTTCATCGCGATGGACCAGGCGGGTCTGCGCGCGCAGGCATTGGCCGCGATCAAGCAGGTGCAGTGGCTGCCCGACTGGGGCCAGGAGCGCATCACCGGCATGATCGCGAATCGCCCGGACTGGTGCATCTCGCGCCAGCGCACCTGGGGCGTGCCGATCGCGCTGTTCATCGACAAGGAAACCCAGGAACCGCATCCGGATTCGGTGGCCTTGCTGGCCCGGGTCGCCGAGATCGTCGAACGCGAGGGCGCCGATGCCTGGTACGAACTCGACGCGAGCACGCTGCTGGGCGCCGATGCGGCGAAGTACGACAAAGTCACCGACATCCTCGATGTCTGGTTCGATTCCGGCGTGACCCATGCCGGCGTGCTCGACGCGCGACCGGAACTGAATGGCGCGCGGGTAGGCACGATGTACCTCGAAGGTTCCGACCAGCACCGCGGCTGGTTCCACTCCTCCTTGCTCACGTCGGTGGCGATGCACGGCCATGCGCCGTATACGACGGTGCTGACGCACGGCTTCACGGTCGACGCGCAGGGCCGCAAGATGTCGAAGTCGCTCGGCAACATCGTGGTGCCGCAGAAGGTGATCGACCAGATGGGCGCGGATGTCTTGCGTCTTTGGGTCGCATCGACCGATTACCGCAACGAGATGACCTGCGGCGACGAGATCCTGAAACGCGTCGGCGACAGCTATCGCCGCATCCGCAACACGGCGCGCTTCCTGCTCGGCAACCTACATGGCTTTGATCCGGCGCGCGATCGCGTGCCCGCCGGCGAAATGCTCCTGCTCGACCGCTGGGCGATGCAGCAGGCGAAGCGCGTGCTCGAGCTGGCACAGCGCGTCTACGGGCCGGACGCACGCGATGTCGCGAATGTCAGTCGTGACCTGTGCGAGTTCGCGACCCTGGTCCAGGAGTTGATGCGCTTCTGCACGATCGACATGGGCGCGGCCTATCTCGACATGACCAAGGACCGTCTGTACACGATGCAGGAGACGGCACGGGCGCGACGTTCGGCGCAGACCGCGATGCATGCGGCACTGGAAGTGCTGGTACGCGCGCTGGCGCCGATCAGCAGTTTCACCGCCGAAGAGATCTGGACGCTGATGCCGGGGCGAACGCACGATTCGGTGTTCTTCGCGACCTTCGCCGACATTGAGCCATTGTTCGACGGGCTCGCCGTTTCGGCCGAGGAGTCGGCCTTGCTCAACGACCTGACGATCTTGCGTGGCGCTGCGCTGAAGCGCATCGAGGAACTGCGCAACGAGAAGAAGCTCGGGGGTTCGCTGGAAGCCGAGGTCGATGTCTGGCTCGATGCGGCGTCGACGGCCCGTGTCGCCGCTTGTCGCGACGAGTTGCGCTTCTTCTTCATCACGTCGGCCGTGCGCGTGCATGATGTCGCGAACGCACCCGCCGAAGCACTCGTGGCCAGCTTCGGTGCGAACGCGGCACGATTCATCGTGACGCCCACCGAAGCCGTGAAGTGCGTTCGCTGCTGGCACCACCGCGCCGATGTCGGCTCGATCGCGGCGCATCCGGAACTCTGCGGTCGTTGCGCAACCAACGTGGCCGGCGAGGGCGAGCGACGTGACTGGTTCTGA
- a CDS encoding lipoprotein signal peptidase — MSARSRRIRNSAVVAQPTWPARASDVTGSDRRERAPSRDLLGISGLLRWLSLSALIVVLDQITKWYAVQHLGYGERIPVVAGYFDWTMAHNTGVAFSMFADGEAWQRWGLSGFAVIVSIGFAIALARLSRQERVSALAFALVIGGAIGNIIDRVRLGYVIDFILWYWRDHHWPAFNIADSAIVCGAAVLILFGWREAKRSK; from the coding sequence ATGTCGGCTCGATCGCGGCGCATCCGGAACTCTGCGGTCGTTGCGCAACCAACGTGGCCGGCGAGGGCGAGCGACGTGACTGGTTCTGACCGGCGGGAGCGGGCGCCGTCCCGCGATCTCCTGGGAATCTCCGGACTCCTGCGCTGGCTGTCGCTGTCGGCGCTGATCGTCGTGCTCGACCAGATCACGAAGTGGTACGCCGTCCAGCATCTCGGCTATGGCGAACGCATTCCGGTTGTCGCCGGCTATTTCGACTGGACCATGGCGCACAACACCGGCGTCGCGTTCTCGATGTTCGCCGACGGCGAGGCGTGGCAGCGCTGGGGCCTGTCGGGCTTCGCGGTCATCGTGTCGATCGGCTTCGCGATCGCTCTGGCGCGACTGTCGAGGCAAGAGCGCGTCAGCGCGCTCGCGTTCGCGCTCGTGATCGGCGGTGCCATCGGCAACATCATCGACCGCGTTCGCCTCGGCTACGTGATCGACTTCATCCTCTGGTACTGGCGCGACCATCACTGGCCGGCCTTCAACATCGCCGACTCCGCCATCGTCTGCGGCGCGGCCGTGTTGATCCTGTTCGGATGGCGTGAAGCCAAGAGGTCGAAATGA
- the ispH gene encoding 4-hydroxy-3-methylbut-2-enyl diphosphate reductase → MNVVLANPRGFCAGVDRAIEIVERAIDAFGAPIYVRHEVVHNRFVVDNLRARGAVFVEELPEVPDGATVIFSAHGVSQAVRSEARGRGLKIFDATCPLVTKVHIEVMRHARAGRNVVMIGHAGHPEVEGTLGQWDASAGGRMLLVESPDDAATLDLDPARGLAFVTQTTLSVDDTRSIIDALRVRFPDIIGPRHDDICYATQNRQDAVKRLAAECDLVLVVGSPNSSNSNRLRELAEKQGVDAHLIDGAQDIDPAWLQGRRQIGVTAGASAPESLVQAVIERLRAGGAESVRELDGEPESVVFALPKELRILMVD, encoded by the coding sequence ATGAACGTCGTGCTCGCCAACCCGCGTGGCTTCTGCGCCGGCGTCGATCGCGCCATCGAGATCGTCGAACGCGCGATCGATGCCTTTGGTGCGCCGATCTACGTGCGCCATGAAGTCGTGCACAACCGTTTCGTGGTCGACAACCTGCGCGCGCGCGGTGCCGTGTTCGTCGAGGAGTTGCCGGAAGTGCCGGACGGCGCAACGGTGATCTTCAGCGCCCATGGCGTGTCGCAGGCGGTGCGCAGCGAGGCGCGCGGTCGCGGGCTCAAGATCTTCGACGCCACCTGTCCGCTGGTGACCAAGGTGCATATCGAAGTCATGCGCCATGCCCGTGCCGGCCGCAATGTCGTGATGATCGGCCATGCCGGCCATCCGGAGGTCGAAGGCACGCTCGGGCAGTGGGATGCGAGTGCCGGTGGCCGCATGCTGCTGGTCGAGTCGCCGGACGATGCGGCGACGCTGGACCTCGATCCCGCGCGCGGTCTTGCGTTCGTCACGCAAACGACGCTCTCGGTCGATGACACGCGCTCGATCATCGATGCCCTGCGCGTGCGCTTTCCGGACATCATCGGGCCACGTCACGACGACATTTGTTATGCGACGCAGAATCGTCAGGACGCGGTGAAACGCCTCGCTGCCGAATGCGACCTGGTGCTGGTCGTGGGTTCGCCGAATTCCTCGAACTCGAACCGCTTGCGTGAATTGGCCGAGAAGCAGGGTGTGGATGCACACCTCATCGATGGCGCCCAGGACATCGATCCGGCCTGGCTGCAAGGCCGTCGCCAAATCGGCGTGACGGCAGGCGCGTCCGCCCCGGAATCGCTGGTGCAGGCGGTCATCGAACGCCTGCGCGCGGGCGGCGCCGAGTCGGTCCGCGAACTCGACGGCGAACCCGAGAGCGTCGTGTTCGCCCTGCCCAAGGAACTGCGCATCCTGATGGTGGACTGA